CACCAAGTTCTTACTGTACttatatcaattgatccagCAAACCTTTGTCGTTATTTTGTCTCACACCTACATTGTCGGAAGAACAATATGGAAACTTCCACATCGCTGCAAGGGCAGCTCGATATTTTCCTCTACACTGGCGTTGAAGGGCAGTTCGAAGATTTGACAAAATATAAACAAAATGGACTGCATCCAATCACTCTCGGCGACGTCCTTCCCAAGCCGTCCACTTGTGTTCGCGACGTGAACAAGGCGCCCAGATATCGGATCATGCTGAAGCTCGGATTTGGCGCATTTGCTACAGTCTGGCTGGCTCGCGACCTTGTCGAGAAGTAAGTGTGACGCCGAAACTGCGTGATTTTGAGAAATTGACTTCTCCCTGTAGACGTTATGTTGCTGTCAAGGTCGGACTTGGGTCAGATATACCCCGTTTGAACAGAGAAACCGAGATTCTGACCCAGCTTTGTAAAGCTGGGCCAGGAAAACATGGGCATCAGAGAGTGATTGAATTATTTGACGTATTTATTATGAAAGGACCGAATGGGTTCCACGAGTGTTTGGTGACCGAGGTGATCTCTCCACTGAGTGATCCAGATGCCAGGCAACAATGTTCATCTGCAGCCATTCGACAAATTATAGAAGGGTTTGCATTCCTACACGGGGAAGGCATAGTACACGGAGGTAAAGTCGGTAGTGTACACTAAAAATGGCTAAGCAGCTAACGTATACAGATCCCCATATCGCCAACTTTGGGATTGCTCTCCCGCAGCTAGAACAATTCAAGGAAGACGATATCACCGAATACTTTGCTAACCCCGAAATTATTCCAGTCGTTCCACGCGATCCAACATTCCCATTGGACTCAGTACCACCATATATCGTTCAATCTGTATCAATCGCAGACTTTTTACAAGGCATGAAGGCATTTCCCGCTAGCTCGGCAATGAGTATCAAGATTCTGGACTTTGGAAGAGGTACGTGGATATTGGGAATATTTCTATACCACGCTAATAGTATTATGGCTTTATCTACATAGCCTACATGCTAAGCAAGACTATCCCGAGCTTGCCAGGTGCAGCTCCTACGGCGATTCGGCCCCCAGAGGTTGTACTTCACGAACTGAGCCATGGCCGAATCGGCTGTACTTGGAGCGAAGCGGCTGATATTTGGGCCGTCGGATGCACGGTAGGTCATGCTTGCTAAGCTTTTCAAGGCATACGGTTGATATTTATGTAAAGTTATACCATGTCAAATCGGGCCACGAGCTTATTTCGACGTGGGGTTCTCTGAAAGACTATCTTTTCCGTGCCATTCAATTTGGTGGACCTCCCCCAGAAACTTGGCCTCAACCTTGGAACAAGCAGGATCGAAAACATGAAAATTGTTGGTTTTTCTGCCATTTCTCATTTGGGTTGATCGGTAGCCGCGATACTGACATTTTAGCACCGCTCATCTACGACCGAGTTAAGGTGTGGGGGGCGCGTGAGGCGACTCGCAACTCGCGTAGGGGCCCCAATGATGAAGAAAGATCGGATTTCCTCAACCTCATTAAGAAGATGATTTTAACAAATCCCGATGAACGGAGCTTGATGGCAGTGCTGTTGACGGACCCATTTATGAGAGCGGTTAGGAGGAAGGAAGACGAaagtatataaattaatCTGTATGCCCTGATCGGCTGTCACAAGGACGTATATTGGGCCAAGGTTGTTATAGGCCCAACAAAACGAGTATTGGTGATGAATTGCAGCCTCCAATGCTTATATGAAGTGTTCTTTATCCTCGATGACGTAGCCGTTCTTTAGGTGGCCGCTCAAATCACAGAGGTATTGATCGAGCCCGATCCCAGTAATTTATCCTCGTCGCacatggcagccatgatATCCAACAATTATTCGGATGAGGTTGGCGCACTTTAAGCACCTCCAGTACTTCTGCCTTTTCTACCAACTCCTTGTCAAGAAGATGCACGATTTTGTGCTTTGCAAAGATATTATACAGAACTCGCCTAGGCCGTTGGACGGAAATGTCTAATGGGAGCTCCTCTGGAGCCCTAGCGAGGTCGAGGTCTCGAGGCTACCGGGGATGATTTCCTCGTAAGGAAGGCGAACAAGGGAGCAGCTGGCTTTCTGCAAGGCGATATTTGCCTTTCGTTTAATTAACTGGCCGTAGTATATCATGTCGTTTTACGCAGCCCCAAATATGGGATATTAAAAGTCTACGGTGTCCTGAGCCGGGTTTGTACCACGGTTACTACGTACCTGCCGACGCCGCGTCGGACTTCAGTACTTTTCTGACATGTATGCCACGGCTCTCCCTGGTTCCATGTTCAAGTAAAGCTTGCCTCCTGGAAGCCGCCGCGTACTCCAATCCTCTCAGTCTCGTTTTGAGTGTCTTGTCCATGCTTGTCCGCGGCCCACAGGACGGGTACTGCTATGTTTACCCTCGCGATAGTGTTGCAACCTTTTGAGTGGAAGACGTCACCAGACCTCCGCTTGCGTCGTGGATTGCGCCCATACGAATCTGCTCCGGTGTACTTTATCTGTATAGCCTCGTTCTACGTTTGCATTAACGTCAAGGATCTGGGTAGGTGCTATAAGTAACACTATATTTGAATAAATAAGTGACTTAATCTTAGCATCATATTGCCGATCCACCTCTATCCCTCCCTTGCCTGGAACGACGCCGTGATCAACTGGTCGCCTACATTCAACGCTATCGCGACTTAACTAAGGTGCATATAACTGGCTATTGTTTTCGGTTGCTAATGGACCTGGCTTAAACGATATTAACTACATTACCAGCGTGTCCAGCCCGACTCTTTCCCTATTGTGAGTAGTCAAGATGCTCGGCCACATTCGGACTGCGTACATGATCCTGGTGGCTGAGATCACCAAGAATGTCACAGCTTAGCGAGCTGGGCCTTGCGTTCGGCATGTAGTATCGCAATCAACAGCCTCTCTATTAAAGAGCCGAGCAATtttgtgtatgtatgtgaCTAAAGTTTCCCATTTGCGCGCAAGGCCTCGCCCTGGGCGGCAATATTCCCATCTTTTGCCACCTTGGCGCGGCTGTTCCTGCCAAATTCGACAAGATATACGACGCCGTCAGCTCGCTTGAGAGTTGTGCATACGGCATATAGAAATACGGCGACTAGGATTAATAACCCTAGACATATTTTAACCTTGAACAATATCTTTCATAGAACATGTCTTGCTGGCAAAGTGCTATAGCATAGTGTAGCTGTACTTAATCTTAGCATTTAATGCGTGTTGCGCAATCGTAAGATTGTCCTCAAAAGAGGAAGTTGATAAGAAATACACGTATCATATTCTAGCGACAGCTTACGCAGCCTATGGAGCATTCGTGAGCTATGGATATAGGGAGCGCCCGGCCTGATTGGCAAAAGCGTTTACATTGCTAATGAGGTTACATGGCACAGGGTTGACCCCCGGTCTTAGTCCGTAGGCATAATCCCCACAGCCGTTCACTCAATCTGAAACTGCACCATGCACGTGGTCTTCTAGAACTCAAACTATTGCTCGGCAGCTATGAACGGCATGGTTTAGGGGTGATCCGGTTCTTGGCTCCCACTCGGCTTTAACGGCTATTCCGGTAATGAGGCTCATAAATACTAACTGCCGATACTAGTATTCAGCTTCGCCTATATATGATCAAGTCTGCCTGCTCCTCGCTTTGGAATCGAATTCTTCACCAAGCACGAAGAATATCATCAACAGTTTCAGCATAACAGCTCTGCTTACTATTCCAATTATTCAAGATGCGCAGCAATACTCTCCTTCCTTCACTGGCGGTTCTGGGGGCTGGTGCCTTCGCTTGGCCTACTACGGGCGGCGATGTTACGATTAAATCTTTCCAGCTCTATCCGGAAAACGCTGACTACTACGCCAAGCTTGATCGCGTCTACATCAGGTATGATGGGATAAAGACTCTTGGACGGCTTGCTATGCATAGTGTAACTAATTGATGCAGTGTGTTATATAACTCCTCAGTGGCAGTATGGGATCCAACAAACAATGTTATTGAGAGCATTATTGAATTTCCAGAAACAAACAAAACGGAATATCATGCAAGCGGTATAGAAGTCGAGGCCAAGACCGGGCTCTTGTCAGCTATTATCAACCCTGGTGCTGCGTTTGACACGTCGGGCGCGGATATTTCCGGGGATAGCTTCCTTTACAAGATCGATATGAAAACAAAGAAATGGCTGTGGCGCAAAAACGTTAGCAAACCGACCGAGGGACGCTACGGCGGCTGCCAGGAAGCTATACATGACCGCCACCACAACACTTTTGTTCTTTGCACTTATCCAGGTGCGATTATTAAAGTTAGCGCCGACGGAAAGACAGCTACCTCTTGGTACGAGAGCAATTATATGAAGCCTGGTGAGACGCCCCAAAGGCCAGGCCTTACTGGCGGTGTATCCAAGGACGATTTCCTGCTCGCAGTTGACGATGAGTCACACAAGCTGCTGCGCTTCGATATGCGCGAGGAAAAGGGTAACCCTGTTGTAGTTCCAATTGGGAAAAACAACGAGGATGTGGGTCTGGGACTCGACGGCGCCTACCTGCCTCCCAAGTATGATGGTCAAGTTCTCCTGGTTACTTCTGAGTCTAAGGAAATTAATGTCATCATATCCAACGACAATTGGAAAACCGCCGAGAAAGCTGGAGTTATTAAGAACACTTACTTCGACAACCCAGAGAATAACCGGGGATTCTCAGTATCGACTGTCCAGatcggcgagggcgatgatGCTCCTATCTACTCCATCAACGAGTACTTTTTGGATGCCCAGGACGCCAGCAAACCTACAGTCCCAGGCACCCTCGCCAAGGACCGATCCGAATTTCCCCTCCAGGATATTACCAAAGCTGTTGACGACATTGTTTGGTCCTAGTAGGCTAGCAAAGCAACTAGTTATGACCTTTCTCTTCAATTCAAACATGACACTTCCCATATTtagctattaaaaaggcTTCAAATCCATTATTAGATAGATTGAATCAAACTACCAAGTATACCTTAAATGCGATATCAAGCTGCTAGTCGTGAAAATAATTGACTAGGCCCTTTTTGATCTTAATCAAGATAGACACTGGCTGCAGGTGAGTTTTGTAGGTTATGTAAGATGGACTTATTTTATATTGGCTGCTTCGTAACAATTATATAGCCACGAGTCCGCTTTGCTCGTTCGTTTTACACAATGAAGAAACTCAATTATTTTAATACACAtgatattatataatctatAACCCTTGAAGTATCTGTATAGTACTTTTTACCTATTTACTACATATGATCCCTAGTACCGGACAGTTATGCTGTCACGAGCTAACATCATCACGGCGACACCACGCAGGCTAATTGCCTTGCTGCCACAGCTGGCGCTAGTAACGATGACGCCGTCGGTTATTGCCATTGAGATAAAACCACTCCTACCATCGATAACAAGAGATCCAAAACGCCAATTGGCATCGCAGaatacctaataatattCTTCCAACAAGCTCTGATAACACCTTCCTAACCTTAGTTTTCGTATAGGGTAACTTTAAGTCTTCTGGCATGCTCGTAAGTTCTGAGGTAGTTAGAGCCTTAAAGTGATAGCAGGGCGAACCTTCACTGCTCGAGTGCAGTTTTGTATTTCTTTTTCCAGCTCGGAACCAGAGAATTTGCCCCGCAAAGTTCACCATCACCCGACTCTCTAATAGACTTTTCCTGGAAACAGATTGTGTAACTCGAATTCTGTGAGAGCAGTTGATTGTGGCTCGATGCGTCGGCCGAGGAACTCGGCGACTCAGCTGAAGTCAAGGGGTCATGTCCGCGCGGCATTAAATCTCTCGGCCAGGGTGAGCTCCTTGGCATTGACTGCATATGTGGCCAATAAGGGAAATTAGGATCCGTGACTTCTAACCTCGCAGCTTAAACAGAGAGCTGTTCAGACTCACATTTAAGACGAGTGCGATGAGCCTACGGGTGCTAATTTGGAGAGGGCAGGATCTTCAAGGCCAGTCAACAAGCTACCCAGCACTCTTCGACCAATATTATACACGCATAGCCGCTGAGGGTCTATCTGCCGAGTAATACTGACCAGCCTTAGTGACTCCAAGGTCGCGGCTGGCAAGGTTTACGGAAGGATGGTACAGCTCGCGTATACCCGATGGGGGCTAGAAACGTGAACTGTAGCTGCGCTTGTGCCTATggaagcaccagacttgtgTATAGTCCGTTACTAACCACACTGAAAGGCTTAAAGGGATGGGCTATTACTGCTCTGCCCGAGATTTCAAGCTTGGACGAGATGCTCGATACCGAAACACTATCGATGACTTAGAATGATGTTGAGCAAACGTTGTTAAGGCCAATGAACAGGGAGTCTATAAGTATGCAGAACTTGAACTTGGGAAGGCTTCTGTTTATCTAAACATGCTCGCACTTGCATCCTCTTTAGTACTACTGCGCTTGGCGATGCTCTGAGCCGCCCGTCGACTAACAAGTGTCGCGTCTGGACATGATGTTTAATGCGGTTGACCTCAAATTTTAATGTAGAGTATAGCGGTATAGAATGTTAATAGAAGGATGCAGTCGAACAAGCGAACAGCTGCGACGAGGAAACCGAGGTGTCTCAGCCAAACTTTGTGCACCAGAGGCTGCGCGTATGACGAGGAGAACAAACCAGACTCAACTGCATATGGGCACATAACAATATAACCCTCGTCCTGAATAACTCTTCACACGGTACTCTAAGTCCTATTAGTGGGGACTGCTGTGCTATTGACCCAATTTTGCCTGCGTCAGCTGCGGCCAGTGGTTCTTCACGGCATAGAGCGGAACTGCTCTAGTAAAGATGGGGCTCTTCTCAAAGCAAACGATTTCGACCAGGAGGAGAATAACTTGAGACAGCACACCCATGCTCATCGAAATCCCAAGTTTTATAGTTACATTAATGACTACCAAAAGGGCAAAGGTTGATGAAAAGGACGCTTATAGCCAGGCAAGTTCTGGATCCAAGCGTTCTCATGCACAAGAATATTGAAAACAAAGTTGAGATGCACATATATGCAGACCAGTGCTATAACACGAGTGTCGAGCAATTGTGCGCCCTTGACATGGTCAGAAAACTCTGTCCAGGCATCTTCACTCTACTGACTCAAGCAGCATGAAGAAACCCCAGTAGCCTTTGAAACCCACCCATGGCTCTCCTTATCGCCGGTATCCTCTTGGGGGGATCCCAGGTCGCTACGTAGGTTTGAATGACCTGCATCCCAGCGACTGGTTCGAGATATCGCTGTATAGAAtagagcacggagtagatACACAGTCCAGCCCCTGAATTATTCATCATGCGTGACCTGACAAGGTAGCTCATAGCAGGGGGTAATACACTAATTATGGCTTGTATATTATAGGAAATTAGGAAATAAGAGAGGGTCTATATAACCCCCCCTGCCAGGTCACGCATATAGAATAATGCAAGGGTTGGACTGTAAGTGTGCCGTCTTGTGAAATGGGCATTAGTAAGCTCGGTGTTGATGAACGCTGGACCGCGGACAGATGGACGGGAAGATAGTCGAAGAACGATAAAGCGAACTAGGGTATTTTAATGTTGAATGCTGGAAATACCAAGGTGACCAGCGCCGGGTGGCCAGAATGCTCGGGTGCCTCCTCGACCGTGCCGAAGCCCGACAAGTTTTATATACAATACTAATGGATATATTTTTGGATGTGGTATCTTAGGCTTGTTGCTCGGGACCTGGGGAAAAcgaaggcggcaaggatTGATACTACAGCTGCCGACGGCTTGAGCTGCACAACTGACGGGTTCTGCACTTCCTGTTGCCAGTGACGCGATGCGTCCTTGGAGGTTTGTAAACATAAATTACGGAGCAATTCAAGTAGCGATTACATTCAGATACATGGGTGCCTCGGTATGTATTGTCCAGGATAACTACCGGGCCCGAAAATATCTTGAATGCCACATGTCTGCACACCAGCAACAGGCCACCACGTCCACCCATGGTTGGTTTCGAGGTCGCCGAGCATAAGAGTGAATACCAAGTGCATAGGACGAACCTGGGTATAGCATGAGATCTTACCGGGCTATATCTCCCTTCATAAAATCGATCCTTTCCCGCGCCGTTTCATAATTGCGTCGACTAGACGGTTGCTAATTTGCATGCATGGCTAGGCTACCAGACACCGGACCCAAATGACAAGTCTCTATGTCGCTATTTCAGGACATCAGTGCCGCCACGGTGTTGACAACGATGATCCGCCTGCAAACTCGACGCTCATGGATGCTAGTATACCTTGCATTGACATTCATGACATTCATTGGTGCCGATTCGAAGGAGAGGAGAACGGCAAATCCCCCGCCGAGAATAATCCCCTTACCTAGTTCCAGCCGGGAGCCAGCTTCGTATACGACATTACGAAAACTGCTATAAGCCCAGAAAGATCAATCCCACTTCCGGAGTCATATATCTGAACTCCCAGGTTGTTCACGATGGACTGCAATACAGACGATCAAATTCGAGTCCAATCCGTGGGTGCACGATGCCATATAGTTTTTGTCTGACTCGATGGTCCTGCTTGCAGCTATGAATGCCCCCTAGCTGCGAACATATCGGAACACGAACGCCTTTGTCGCCAGCTTTCTGAGTAGAATCATAAACACGTAAGAGATTGGATGCGTAAAGTACTTGCCGTATTAATAACATCAGGCTAGTGCCAAGATGGCTATCGCGTTGCACCATTGAGTCGTGGGGGGGAAAGATCCAACAACAGCGCCCCTTAGCCGAATACCCTTTATATACAGCTTATACAGGTGCCATGTTGGCTCTGGTACTGAAGCCTCCTGAATATATAACAAAGCAAAGAATTGAGAATGCGTGAATGGCTCCGGGGACGATAAATCCACGCGGGATGAAAAGATAGGTGTCCGGAAGCAGTCCGACACATGTGTGATGGACGGGAGAATGGTCGGAAGACATAGTTGATGTGCTGACTGAAAGCTTACACATTATTTACTGTCTCGCAACTATTCTGCTTATCAGGTTGGGCAGAAACAAGCCTTGTAGAGCCAGTCAAAATGGATGATCTGCAGATATACAAAATGGACACAGGATTATACCAAATACATGCTAGGGTGATGTGAGACCGTGTGACTTTGCCATATTATCCCCTGTCAACTTGCTCTGTTAGGGGTGACCCAGGCGTAAAAGAAACTTTCTATGTAACTCACCCCACGCTTGATCGTGAATACGCGAAGGTCCAAAGAATTCAAGCCATATCGTCTACCCCTCATTGCAAGTAATTCATCTTGGCACATTTGCCAGAAATGTCGCAAATTCTAGAATGTTGAAGTTTTATGGGTTCCACGGGTTGGTGCAAAAAAAGTAGGGGGATAATGGCTGGGTGAAATTGTTTTAGATCGGCTTGTAGAGCGCAGGTTGCGGGGGCGTTAATATTAATTGATTAGTACTAAGTGGTTATATCGAGAAATACTATAACGACAAATCTCATCTCATTCCTTTAACTTTACTGTGCTACCAAGCCACGCCTTGGGGAAATAATAAGAAACATGGAACCTGGACGTCTTTAGTAGGCATACCGCAGACGTCATTAGCCGAGTTATCAGTAAATTTCAACAACAGAATGCTTATTTTCCAGTTAATGATCCGCTGATGCTCCCATTTGATACGTAAACAGCTGAGTTTCGTCTCTTTCTCACAGATGTTGATGGCGGAGCCCTTTGCGAAGCCTCGGAACTTTCCTCTTCCGCACTTTTTATTTGCGCCTGGGTTAAGACATATCCGTGATAAACCAACTCCAACGGTGCCGAGCCTGTCTCGTCTTGTCCCTGAGGATAAGCAGCAAGAAAAGTCGGCCATACAACTCTGGCCACGTCATTATTACTTAGTACGCTTAGCTTGGGGCTATCTCTGAGCGTGTTTGCCTGACGGTTTTCCATGTTTTTCTGGTGCTGCGGCGTTTGCTTAGCCGGGCCAGGCTTAGCAGTGGAGGTAGATGTAGACTTGGAAGTCAGCAAAGGGAGGACTTGCCATTCGTCAGGCACCTCAAAATGAAAGTCTGGCTGGATTCTTTCCTCCACAAGCTGCATCAGTGCCCAGGTAGCGGAGGCTCGTTCACAAATATGCTTAAGCCCTGATTCAAATGGCTGTTTATTTTGAAGCCAGTGGCAAACTGCGTCTGATACCTCTTTAACAGCTTTGTTGATGCTTTCATCCTGATTTTGTTTTTGTCTCTCTGGCAGCGCTTTGAGAAGAACAGCACGGATACAAGCAGCTTGCTCTGGGTTCTGCGCCGCAGTAAGATGTAGCACCCCATCAAGCTCGCGGCTTTGAGTGATGTGCGTCTGCCTGAAAACGTGGGTAGTGAGTGCCTTGGCATATGCTATAAGGCCTGCTGCAACTCTCATCCCCTTGGCGTTATTTGTATTGGATGCTGGGAGTGGCAGGCTAGGGGGGTTTAAAGCAAACGCTTGCGAGTTACTCCGCACAAGGACACTTGGTTCGATATTTTGGCCCAATGTCTTCTGGAAGAAGTCCCAGGCGCCGTTAAACGTGTCTGCAAGGGCCTCGCGGCTACGCGAAGCGTGTCAGTACTCCAGGATGTTATTAGATCCAGTACCCGGAAAGAGAAGTGATGATTATTATACAAACATTTGGgctttcttctctcccaGAGGGCTTAGCTGGACCAGGAAGGTTCGGAATATTGTAAGAGACTCCTTTGCGTCAGAAAGCTCTTTGGTCCTGGCCAATAACTCCTTATGCATTTTCTGCACTTCTCCTTGGAGCTtaatcttggcctttccTGCGCGATCAAGGGCGTCGTTTTGCTCTTTACTTATAGTGCCGAGTCGAGTGACTTCTGTTTCAtttgtctttgttttttcGACTAGTCGTAGAATAGTCGCCTCTTGTTCTTTCATCTGCTCACACAATGTCTTTTTAGCAGTGCGCTCGGCGCCCAGTGATTTTTCTGCTGCTTTTCTGCTTAGCAACTCTTGATTTCGTTGGTCCTCTTTTTCCTTTAGCTGTGTCGTCAGGCCCTCCCTCTCAGTCTTCCATATATCCCGTCGCCGTATAAAATCGTCCAAGTTCTTGTCATTCGTGGTGCGAAGATCGATGACTTCTTGTCTTAGTTCCTCATTGTCTTGGTCGAGTCTCTGTAGTTGTTTGAACTTTTCGCTCGAAGAATACTTGCCCATGAACGCAAAAAGCTCCTGGATGCCATCACCGTTTGATCCATTTGGCGAAGATGTACTTTTAGCGGGTTTTTGAGGATTCTTGTCGTCCATATGAGCAACGAGACTAAAATCGTGGTTGTGATGGCGACGAAGTTGGGGTTAGAGGCAAGCGGAAGACGTTAGGcagcaagaacaagatgAAAGAAGAGCCCAACGCAGAGGTTACACGATACGTACTCCTCCCAGACGGCAGTCACGGAACAAAAACGGGCCTGCTGAACTGCATTTCGGTGTGAATGCATGAAACTGTTGGTTGGCTGGTTGGTGTAACACCAGCACTCCAACCAGACGACTATCCAATGCCGCTGATGCTATCACTGCTGGGATTGCTGTCCTTTCTACATTGCTGCCGAGCCACACGATTGTGACGTGTCAACTACATCGCGGTTTGCTCAATAGACTATACATATTACTGGTACATGTACACATCACCTACCCTACAGACTACAGCAATTCAAAACTGATATGTCAAACTGCCTTTATGCAAAATGGCAGGCAAAGAATGCAGGGGATAGGCAGTGATTAATTTGAATCCACCGAATTCAAGAACGTCGGCCGCCGGCAACGTAGAACGCTGTTGAGGCCGGCCCGTTCTGCTGTGTAGTACATGTGCACTGTCGAATTCCACCATTCCTCTCATCAACTCTAGATTTTCCATACCGGTTAATCAATTTGCGAGATGCGGAGATAGCGGGGCCTTGATTCAACCATATCTTCTCATTGCCTCACCAaagatgatggccttgcTAGTGATCAACAAGGCCCTCGTCAGGCAAAATAGCTTCTGCTATCAACGAGACCACTGAGATGGCCTGAATTTTCATGAAGGCTTCCAGTCGAGCTCGCGGCCAGCTTGTCCCAAAGACCAGCACTTACACGTCGCAGCATCGCCCCGATTGATGCGTCGGAGGCTATACTCCTTGGTTCAAGGTTGAACCCGAGGCTGCTACGCATAAAGAGCGGTTCTTGTGGCACCACGTCAAGGTGGCTACGCATGCTCTCCCCGTCCAACGTGGCTACATCTGTATCATTTATCACGGTTCGTCCGCCCCGAATATCAATCCtctgcatcatggccatcatAAAGCACGTTTTACCGCTGCCAGATAATCCAAAAACTGCTAATTTTTCGTCAGCGGCAACATCGCGACCAACATCTTTTAGTACGGCTTTGGATCTTGGTCTAAAAGTATTGTAGCAGACCATGTTCCCCCTACCTGCACTGCAAACACTTGATGAAGAATCCAGCCTGTGAGAAATTTACGTCAGTGTGTGCCGCCGTGAGGCGCTGTACTTGAACCCTGCCGCTTTGTAGCCACGAATTTGAAGGCGCTGGTGATTTACCCAAGTGTGATGGAGCCTCCTTCACAAACTGCTGTACCCTTGCCACCGCTCCGACCACAGTCTCCAATTTCATCCAAGACTGAATTGTTTCAATTAAGATGTCGTTGAATTGAAGTCTTGAGACTAATGAGACTCGCAGCGCTCCGGGTCCGAGGCCGTTATCGGTCAGAGACAACGCCATGGCGATTCGCGACAAGGGTGACTGCTAAAGCTCCTGCCACGAGATCTACTACCAGTGTTAAACATTCGTGGATACAGATGGCCGTTGTGGTTAGTTTAAGATGGCTACCGGGCGGATGTTGAAGGCC
The DNA window shown above is from Metarhizium brunneum chromosome 1, complete sequence and carries:
- the TRI14_0 gene encoding Trichothecene biosynthesis protein 14 encodes the protein MRSNTLLPSLAVLGAGAFAWPTTGGDVTIKSFQLYPENADYYAKLDRVYISVLYNSSVAVWDPTNNVIESIIEFPETNKTEYHASGIEVEAKTGLLSAIINPGAAFDTSGADISGDSFLYKIDMKTKKWLWRKNVSKPTEGRYGGCQEAIHDRHHNTFVLCTYPGAIIKVSADGKTATSWYESNYMKPGETPQRPGLTGGVSKDDFLLAVDDESHKLLRFDMREEKGNPVVVPIGKNNEDVGLGLDGAYLPPKYDGQVLLVTSESKEINVIISNDNWKTAEKAGVIKNTYFDNPENNRGFSVSTVQIGEGDDAPIYSINEYFLDAQDASKPTVPGTLAKDRSEFPLQDITKAVDDIVWS